In the genome of Phaeodactylum tricornutum CCAP 1055/1 chromosome 18, whole genome shotgun sequence, one region contains:
- a CDS encoding predicted protein, with protein MLDNDVVQLKRSKNGAIQRVRVEKESNVIQLAAQLGALYQQAWRKPWTWPPKSRLLSAWKPSKNAGLVSGKCNDPKDWMLPEKYCDTTGVVYASSFSAMDAAVGEVMRFLQSKTVGAADSTGLVTALRNRLVRALPSRKLPNNNNNNNKAAFARLVACARKTELEETKNKPYKIDRKFLFCVLVVGNAELAPLAIAKAIAMAQDMLASRRAQQVVVVAGDNISGETLLPWLGCGFRALGATTTAATVEDAALPFNRRRLGMLLGAGGIGMVLKTELSMVKCQRLLPYPFWVKARLLAVQYGMERHWTANTLVPNS; from the exons ATGTTGGACAATGATGTGGTACAGCTGAAAAGGTCCAAAAATGGGGCCATTCAGCGTGTACGGGTAGAAAAGGAATCCAATGTGATCCAATTGGCTGCACAGTTGGGGGCTT TGTACCAGCAGGCTTGGCGCAAACCATGGACATGGCCACCCAAGTCGCGGTTGCTGTCGGCATGGAAGCCCTCAAAAAATGCGGGACTTGTCTCGGGCAAATGCAATGATCCGAAAGACTGGATGTTACCGGAAAAGTATTGTGATACCACGGGAGTCGTCTATGCCAGCAGCTTTTCTGCCATGGACGCGGCCGTTGGTGAGGTAATGCGGTTTTTGCAATCCAAAACGGTCGGCGCGGCGGATTCCACCGGACTGGTAACGGCCTTGCGGAACCGATTGGTGCGGGCATTGCCGAGTCGCAAACttcccaacaacaacaacaacaacaacaaagctGCCTTTGCGCGACTGGTTGCTTGCGCACGCAAAACAGAAttggaagaaacaaaaaacaAACCCTACAAGATTGATCGTAAATTCTTGTTCTGCGTGCTTGTTGTCGGCAACGCCGAGCTTGCTCCGTTGGCCATTGCCAAG GCAATTGCCATGGCACAAGACATGCTAGCTTCAAGACGTGCTCAACAAGTAGTGGTTGTGGCCGGGGACAATATTTCGGGAGAAACGCTGTTGCCTTGGTTAGGATGCGGTTTCCGTGCTTTGGGTGCCACCACGACGGCTGCTACTGTGGAAGACGCCGCTTTGCCGTTCAATAGGCGTCGATTGGGCATGTTGCTGGGTGCTGGCGGTATTGGAATGGTCCTCAAAACAGAGCTGAGTATGGTCAAATGTCAAAGACTATTGCCGTATCCATTTTGGGTCAAGGCCCGTTTGTTGGCAGTGCAGTACGGCATGGAGCGGCATTGGACAGCAAACACATTGGTTCCGAACTCATAA
- a CDS encoding predicted protein: MKMKSPDIERGRVVPTKTTQTEIGARPRKHDPCVITAIGLFLAETGKKQGRGSRTRVATFTGKGAVEVSNWEAFPPVITRFNMEKSDIIGFPEIKAVIPWLLESAFPKLLRTLPMEITVEIEHQRVRELSLSEFISLKLMENTFHTGWHPVGVALRVMNEMLRIQRELGHSAASTLAEDPSEGVTARDFYGIVRAVEVSTFREIVGPLVMVNIYLSEGDSLAVADLVSEVEWMHALGCPPGSCLSTFQPLKTAWESTNTNGQLCATANFIRRAAVLMVVMRAARIPGMIAEEDGSTHSEWFLPAIERGWLTVGRVGNILIATVEIAMLEVLAGNVGERTLVKYAIVTRAIEIAEMKLPEQCFYKWNHWLAADLQQTRFFDEYVRVGDTTKPRNAQRACRRVLKANYAEGASLLTARNVWVADITQAPFTLVITEETSWLVPLFSERVAKIPEKLRWYKLYGAHTPSLAIAPGFHPSSRIEVCGVGGMRKLRLRYASLQTHGVGG; this comes from the exons ATGAAGATGAAGTCACCCGATATCGAAAGGGGCCGCGTCGTACCCACAAAAACGACGCAAACCGAGATAGGGGCCCGTCCGCGCAAACATGATCCGTGCGTGATAACAGCTATAGGACTATTTTTAGCCGAGACTGGAAAGAAACAAGGGAGGGGAAGTCGAACCAGAGTAGCGACTTTTACGGGGAAAGGGGCAGTGGAGGTGTCAAACTGGGAGGCTTTCCCCCCGGTTATAACGAGGTTCAATATGGAGAAAAGTGACATAATAGGCTTCCCAGAAATAAAGGCCGTAATACCGTGGCTGTTGGAGAGTGCATTTCCAAAGTTACTACGTACCCTACCGATGGAGATAACAGTTGAAATAGAACACCAGAGAGTCCGCGAGCTTTCGTTGTCAGAATTCATATCCCTTAAATTGATGGAAAATACGTTCCATACGGGATGGCATCCGGTCGGAGTGGCATTGAGAGTCATGAATGAGATGCTAAGAATCCAGCGTGAACTGGGACACTCAGCAGCATCAACACTCGCGGAAGACCCTTCCGAGGGTGTTACCGCGAGGGATTTTTACGGCATTGTTCGAGCAGTGGAGGTGTCAACATTCCGTGAAATCGTGGGCCCTCTGGTAATGGTAAACATATATCTTTCAGAGGGGGACTCGTTAGCAGTCGCAGATTTGGTTTCGGAGGTGGAGTGGATGCACGCGTTAGGGTGTCCTCCTGGCTCATGCCTTTCGACATTCCAGCCACTGAAAACCGCATGGGAGAGTACCAACACCAACGGGCAACTGTGCGCAACGGCAAACTTCATCCGCAGAGCCGCAGTCCTGATGGTCGTCATGAGGGCGGCACGTATCCCAGGAATGATAGCAGAAGAGGACGGGTCAACCCATTCAGAGTGGTTTTTGCCGGCCATAGAACGGGGATGGCTTACGGTGGGAAGGGTCGGTAATATATTGATTGCGACAGTCGAAATCGCAATGTTGGAAGTGCTAGCCGGGAACGTTGGGGAAAGGACCTTAGTGAAATACGCGATAGTTACGAGGGCAATAGAAATTGCCGAAATGAAGCTTCCGGAACAATGTTTTTACAAGTGGAACCACTGGCTGGCTGCCGACTTGCAGCAGACGAGGTTTTTTGACGAATATGTCAGAGTGGGCGATACGACGAAACCTAGGAACGCCCAGAGGGCTTGTCGTAGGGTGCTGAAAGCAAATTATGCGGAAGGAGCCTCGCTGCTCACGGCACGCAACGTGTGGGTGGCGGACATAACACAAGCGCCATTCACATTAGTAATCACAGAAGAAACGTCGTGGCTCGTCCCATTATTCTCAGAACGTGTGGCTAAGATACCAGAGAAATTGCGGTGGTACAAATTGTACGGTGCACACACCCCTTCCTTGGCAATAGCACCAGGATTCCATCCCTCG AGCCGAATTGAGGTATGCGGAGTTGGAGGAATGCGTAAATTACGGCTTCGCTACGCCTCTCTGCAGACCCACGGTGTCGGGGGTTAA